Proteins from one Mesotoga infera genomic window:
- the aspC gene encoding aspartate aminotransferase yields MELSRLVSSVTPSATLEFNKKALELAKAGENVVKFTAGEPDFPTPRPIIDAAILALNEGKTKYTNATGIDELRKRISLKLKIDNGLDYSADEIVVANGGKQAIYNVLKAIMNPDDEIVIISPAWVSYEAQIRLCGGKPVIVESRIENGFVPEIAEIEKVLTSKTKGIIINSPNNPTGAIYPESFLRELAALSIERDFLVISDEVYEKLVFDAPHFSIGSVPGMKERTAVINAFSKTYAMTGWRVGYSATSLKLAKAVGKIQSHLVSNVNTMAQYAALKAFEVDTSDMVKTFKERRDFVVSRLNAMNMVFNNPSGAFYVFIDVRPYLGGRFKDSQEFAIGLLEEKKVGMVPGSAFIYEGFVRMSYSSSMEDLKEGLDRFEAFLREGKR; encoded by the coding sequence ATGGAGTTATCACGCTTAGTTTCTTCGGTTACTCCTTCTGCTACTCTGGAATTCAATAAAAAGGCACTGGAACTGGCAAAAGCGGGCGAGAACGTGGTCAAATTCACGGCCGGTGAACCTGATTTTCCGACTCCCAGACCGATAATCGACGCCGCCATACTCGCTTTGAACGAAGGAAAAACCAAGTACACTAACGCGACGGGTATTGATGAGTTGAGAAAGAGGATCTCTTTGAAACTTAAAATCGACAACGGACTAGACTACTCGGCCGATGAGATCGTAGTCGCCAATGGCGGGAAGCAGGCTATTTACAACGTTCTTAAGGCCATTATGAATCCCGACGACGAGATAGTTATAATCTCGCCGGCCTGGGTGAGCTACGAAGCCCAGATAAGACTCTGTGGTGGAAAGCCAGTGATCGTAGAGTCGAGAATAGAGAACGGCTTCGTACCGGAAATAGCCGAAATAGAGAAGGTGCTCACTTCAAAAACCAAAGGTATCATTATAAATTCGCCGAACAACCCGACAGGCGCCATATATCCGGAAAGCTTCCTCAGGGAACTGGCCGCGCTAAGCATTGAACGGGATTTTCTAGTCATATCCGACGAGGTGTATGAAAAGCTTGTTTTCGATGCTCCGCATTTTTCTATAGGTTCTGTGCCTGGAATGAAAGAGAGAACGGCCGTTATAAACGCCTTCTCGAAGACCTATGCGATGACTGGCTGGAGGGTCGGTTATTCGGCCACTTCTTTGAAACTGGCGAAGGCTGTTGGAAAGATACAGAGTCATCTGGTCTCGAACGTGAACACGATGGCCCAGTACGCCGCACTGAAGGCCTTCGAAGTCGATACTTCCGATATGGTGAAGACCTTCAAGGAACGGAGGGATTTCGTCGTTTCTAGGCTGAACGCCATGAACATGGTTTTTAACAACCCTTCCGGGGCCTTCTATGTTTTTATAGATGTTCGACCTTACCTTGGGGGTAGATTCAAGGACTCGCAGGAGTTTGCTATAGGATTACTGGAAGAGAAGAAAGTTGGAATGGTTCCAGGTAGCGCTTTCATTTACGAAGGCTTCGTTA
- a CDS encoding 2-phosphosulfolactate phosphatase, producing the protein MKIKVNFLPAELSREVDLAVVVDVLRATSTIVTALHAGASRVVPVETVEEAFAMKQREPWVLLAGESGGHMIPGFDLGNSPLDFKEKLVRGREIVMKTTNGTSAALHSKGARKIVAASFLNLARVIEEIKKESGSVVIQCAGSGGAFSMEDVLLAGAAASAFEDRLLDDASRAAVFLFRSAKLPLDQFLIDNCDHAKKLFSIGYFEDVVFCAKINMYDLLPVWRENGFVRG; encoded by the coding sequence ATGAAGATAAAGGTTAACTTCCTTCCCGCCGAACTTTCAAGAGAGGTTGATCTGGCTGTCGTTGTGGATGTTCTGAGGGCCACGAGCACCATCGTCACCGCCCTCCATGCTGGAGCGAGCCGGGTAGTGCCTGTGGAGACGGTTGAAGAGGCCTTCGCGATGAAGCAGAGAGAACCTTGGGTTCTTTTGGCCGGCGAAAGCGGCGGTCACATGATACCGGGATTCGATCTGGGAAACTCGCCCCTGGATTTCAAGGAGAAATTGGTGAGGGGCAGGGAGATAGTCATGAAAACGACAAACGGTACTTCGGCTGCCCTGCATTCGAAGGGAGCCAGAAAGATCGTGGCCGCATCCTTCCTAAATCTCGCCAGGGTAATCGAAGAGATCAAAAAGGAGTCGGGGTCGGTAGTGATTCAATGTGCCGGGTCTGGAGGGGCCTTCTCTATGGAGGACGTACTCCTGGCCGGCGCCGCCGCTTCAGCTTTCGAGGATCGTCTCTTGGACGACGCTTCCAGAGCGGCTGTGTTCCTTTTCAGGAGCGCAAAGCTTCCTCTCGATCAATTCCTTATCGATAACTGCGACCACGCCAAAAAACTCTTCTCCATCGGTTATTTCGAAGATGTGGTATTTTGTGCTAAAATCAACATGTACGATTTGCTACCCGTCTGGCGGGAAAATGGATTCGTGCGAGGGTAG
- a CDS encoding histidine phosphatase family protein produces MQIVFVRHGTTLWNKERRWQGSSDVPLSDVGRAQARVTARYLLEHFEVPEAIYTSDLSRALETSEFIAGEFGKEPIVTPLLREAHIGLWSGAEIEESFKTHGKLIQKWRSDPWADMPETESLGELQRRSVGFLKYVEGLHKEGQSIIVVSHALFIKSILCYVLGMPLQNNYSFNLDNCSISTICTGESGTGWRLFELNIHRHLAQAR; encoded by the coding sequence ATGCAGATCGTTTTCGTAAGACACGGCACCACCTTGTGGAACAAAGAAAGAAGATGGCAGGGAAGTTCCGATGTGCCGCTTTCAGATGTAGGTCGTGCCCAGGCCAGGGTCACGGCCAGGTATCTCCTCGAACACTTCGAAGTTCCGGAGGCGATCTACACCAGCGATCTGTCGAGGGCGTTGGAGACTTCGGAATTTATCGCCGGTGAGTTCGGCAAAGAACCCATCGTTACACCGTTGCTGAGAGAGGCTCACATCGGTCTCTGGAGCGGTGCCGAAATCGAAGAGTCTTTCAAGACTCACGGCAAGCTTATTCAAAAATGGCGCAGCGATCCATGGGCAGATATGCCCGAGACGGAATCTCTAGGAGAGCTGCAGAGACGTTCGGTCGGTTTTCTGAAATACGTTGAGGGGCTCCATAAAGAAGGCCAGTCCATAATAGTCGTCTCGCACGCCCTTTTCATAAAGAGCATCCTCTGTTATGTTTTGGGCATGCCGCTTCAGAACAACTACAGTTTCAACCTGGACAACTGCTCGATATCGACCATATGCACCGGTGAAAGCGGAACGGGCTGGAGGCTCTTCGAACTCAACATCCACCGTCATCTTGCGCAAGCACGGTGA
- a CDS encoding DNA polymerase III subunit alpha, with the protein MKTAFIVTSYDLYQSVLLPEETARELERHGYRRCVIIDRTLASFVKWSKVLARHSITTLPGIREGESYRIARNMEGFRELIAASKSESPNIIRFEGRPKNLDPASPNPIWETRYLSRDRKKFEIYSSLRGIDLDGDYSLPDKERYETLRNGIERESNLPESFSLKPYTQTFPEKISPENFRALLSGRLSDRTAEEKYLSRLDREVSVICLKSIQDYFMTVSRIVSLAREIGCWIGPGRGSAAGSLVSYLLGITRVDPVKEGLYFERFLSVKRDDPPDIDIDVEDRMRQELLRKLRDFFGDDRFCLIRTASTFGFKGAAREIGRRLGIDEARISHLIDWSNDGKRFPRSFERDEEMRKLFDLSCELVGFYSGFSIHAAGVLLSDVPLNTMVPLEREGEFQVSLWDMESLQAMGLQKIDILGLRNLTLLKRLTLGKEPWDFGTSNRKTYEVLKKGYTTGIFQLESPFATKIVKSIDLSSINDVSIAIALNRPGPIKSGVADRYIKLNRVPGELERVRNRDSILSETNGFLVYQEQLLSIAGKELALSLDDGELLRRAISKKDAEKVDQILNRAAGFNSLPDEKRRSVYSFLMNFAGYAFNKSHSLCYALISYWLAYFKANRPSRFYGEIIKEVSGHNLSRLVAELRDSGVEISTNAETTQEGGELFLSIPSLLGYGELPARPEEESFFSFVRTYRRKLHAKDLERLIKSGYFDLYGNRKELLRQINNALTGMAPELKSIRSVFGFKEEVQEKKEYDTDIERALMELEALSFNLTFIEGPEISDEIADTSVTAALARLQTGLATFRRVDYMGKSYITDGRTFIEVNDSLPIQGYVVFKDGKPSVWKESVREVSRIVYGSVDRDFIEDASPRESVTIKVKGKTRLIQRARLKALEPDEILLK; encoded by the coding sequence ATGAAAACGGCCTTCATAGTTACCTCTTACGATCTCTACCAGTCCGTACTGCTCCCGGAGGAGACGGCACGTGAGCTGGAGAGACATGGTTATAGAAGATGCGTCATAATCGACCGGACATTGGCCTCTTTCGTGAAGTGGTCGAAGGTCCTGGCACGACACTCGATAACAACACTCCCGGGAATCAGAGAGGGCGAATCTTACAGGATTGCCAGAAATATGGAAGGCTTTCGCGAACTTATCGCCGCCTCTAAAAGCGAATCCCCCAACATTATAAGGTTCGAAGGGCGGCCGAAAAATCTCGATCCCGCCTCGCCCAATCCGATCTGGGAGACGCGCTATCTGAGCCGGGACAGAAAGAAGTTCGAGATCTACTCGTCTCTTAGGGGAATCGATCTTGACGGAGACTACTCGCTGCCGGACAAAGAGAGATATGAGACCCTCCGGAACGGAATCGAAAGAGAGTCGAACCTTCCCGAAAGCTTTTCGCTCAAGCCCTACACGCAGACTTTCCCCGAGAAGATTTCTCCGGAGAACTTCAGAGCGCTTCTCTCGGGAAGGCTTTCCGACAGAACCGCCGAGGAGAAGTATCTATCTCGACTTGATAGAGAAGTATCGGTCATTTGTCTAAAGAGCATCCAGGATTACTTCATGACAGTGTCAAGAATAGTATCGCTGGCACGGGAGATTGGTTGCTGGATAGGCCCTGGGAGAGGCTCGGCGGCTGGTTCCCTGGTGAGTTATCTTTTGGGTATAACTAGAGTTGATCCCGTGAAGGAAGGACTCTATTTCGAAAGGTTTTTAAGCGTAAAAAGAGACGATCCTCCCGACATAGACATAGACGTCGAAGACCGCATGAGACAGGAGCTTCTTCGGAAACTGAGGGACTTCTTCGGCGACGATCGCTTTTGTTTGATAAGGACCGCCTCGACTTTCGGCTTCAAAGGGGCGGCCCGAGAAATCGGGAGACGGTTGGGAATAGATGAAGCCAGGATCTCGCACCTCATAGACTGGAGCAACGACGGAAAGAGGTTTCCCCGCTCTTTCGAGAGAGACGAGGAGATGAGGAAACTCTTCGATTTGTCGTGCGAGTTGGTGGGCTTTTATTCAGGTTTTTCGATCCATGCCGCCGGTGTGCTCCTGAGCGATGTTCCATTGAATACGATGGTCCCCCTGGAGAGGGAGGGGGAGTTCCAGGTTTCGCTCTGGGATATGGAATCGCTTCAGGCGATGGGATTGCAGAAGATCGATATACTGGGGCTGCGTAACTTGACGCTCCTGAAGAGACTCACGCTGGGCAAGGAACCCTGGGATTTTGGCACATCGAACAGAAAGACATACGAGGTGTTGAAGAAAGGCTACACAACGGGCATTTTTCAACTGGAAAGCCCCTTCGCCACCAAGATAGTCAAATCCATAGACCTCTCGTCAATAAACGACGTTTCAATAGCTATAGCCCTCAACCGCCCCGGTCCGATAAAATCCGGGGTTGCCGATAGATACATCAAGTTGAACAGGGTTCCCGGCGAGCTTGAGAGAGTGAGGAACAGAGACTCGATACTCTCGGAAACGAACGGCTTTCTGGTCTATCAGGAACAGTTGCTGAGCATAGCGGGCAAAGAGCTTGCCCTGAGCCTTGACGATGGCGAACTTCTGAGAAGGGCTATCTCGAAAAAGGACGCAGAAAAAGTCGATCAGATATTGAACCGTGCTGCCGGTTTTAACAGCCTCCCTGACGAGAAGCGGAGAAGTGTTTATTCCTTTCTGATGAACTTCGCTGGTTACGCCTTCAACAAATCGCACAGTCTCTGCTACGCCCTGATCTCTTACTGGTTGGCCTACTTCAAGGCCAACCGGCCCAGCCGTTTCTACGGGGAGATCATCAAAGAGGTCTCCGGACACAACCTTTCCAGGCTCGTGGCCGAGTTGCGAGATAGCGGGGTAGAGATCTCTACAAACGCAGAGACCACTCAAGAAGGCGGGGAGTTATTCCTTTCAATTCCATCTTTGCTTGGATACGGCGAATTGCCGGCGAGGCCCGAAGAGGAGAGCTTCTTCTCTTTCGTCAGAACATACAGAAGAAAGCTACATGCCAAGGATCTCGAGCGGCTTATAAAGAGCGGGTATTTCGATCTTTACGGAAACCGCAAAGAGCTCCTCCGGCAGATCAACAACGCGCTGACTGGTATGGCCCCGGAGTTGAAGTCTATCAGATCGGTCTTCGGCTTCAAAGAAGAAGTTCAGGAGAAGAAGGAGTACGATACCGATATAGAGAGAGCGCTGATGGAGCTGGAAGCATTGAGTTTCAACTTGACCTTCATCGAAGGGCCTGAAATTTCAGATGAGATTGCCGATACAAGCGTAACGGCAGCCCTGGCGAGACTGCAAACGGGGCTTGCGACTTTCAGAAGGGTAGACTACATGGGTAAGAGTTATATAACAGACGGGAGAACATTCATAGAGGTTAACGATTCGCTCCCGATTCAGGGATACGTAGTTTTCAAGGACGGCAAACCTTCGGTGTGGAAGGAAAGTGTCAGGGAAGTCTCTAGGATCGTGTACGGGAGTGTCGATAGAGACTTCATAGAAGATGCGTCGCCCAGGGAAAGCGTGACCATCAAGGTGAAAGGAAAGACTCGCCTTATCCAGAGGGCGCGTCTCAAAGCGCTGGAACCCGACGAAATACTTCTGAAGTGA
- a CDS encoding RluA family pseudouridine synthase, which yields MIHEILVTNRENGWRLDKLVSEKAPPWISRTAIQRQIRDCKVFVDKISKKPGYRVKSGESITFELPDRPEAMSIEPEEMSLKIIYEDRDIVVVNKDPGVIVHPLPSRQSGTLVNALLNHCMDLQGIGGVMRPGIVHRLDKDTSGVIVVAKNDLSHIALSAQFKNRETSKDYLAIVKGKTPPTGKVAFSISRHPVNRLKMRVSEDGKESLTYYKTLATFGGEASLILASPRTGRTHQIRLHMKEIGHPLLGDAMYGRAREDTIYGVERQMLHAAKLTLFHPRSSEKMTFIAPLPDDMKKVLVNLSGMTR from the coding sequence GTGATTCACGAAATACTCGTGACTAACCGGGAGAACGGTTGGCGCCTCGATAAACTAGTTTCTGAGAAAGCTCCTCCATGGATATCTCGTACGGCCATTCAGCGCCAAATAAGAGATTGCAAGGTCTTTGTCGATAAGATCTCGAAGAAACCCGGTTACAGGGTCAAATCCGGCGAATCGATAACCTTCGAACTTCCCGACAGGCCCGAAGCGATGTCGATAGAGCCGGAAGAGATGTCGCTGAAAATAATCTACGAAGATAGAGATATCGTAGTGGTGAACAAAGATCCCGGGGTTATCGTGCACCCGCTCCCCAGCAGACAATCTGGAACGCTGGTGAACGCTCTTTTGAATCACTGTATGGATCTTCAGGGGATCGGAGGCGTAATGAGGCCGGGGATAGTCCACAGGCTCGACAAGGATACCAGCGGTGTGATAGTCGTCGCCAAGAACGATCTTTCTCATATCGCTCTCTCGGCGCAGTTCAAGAACCGAGAAACATCGAAGGACTATCTCGCGATTGTGAAAGGAAAAACTCCGCCGACGGGTAAGGTTGCTTTTTCCATTTCACGCCACCCCGTCAACAGGTTGAAAATGAGGGTGAGCGAGGACGGGAAGGAATCACTGACTTACTACAAAACGCTGGCGACCTTCGGCGGGGAGGCTTCACTGATTTTGGCCAGCCCGAGAACGGGCAGAACCCACCAGATAAGGCTGCATATGAAGGAGATAGGCCATCCTCTCTTGGGTGACGCCATGTACGGCAGGGCGAGGGAGGATACGATATACGGAGTTGAACGTCAGATGCTTCACGCCGCGAAGTTGACTCTCTTCCATCCCAGATCTTCGGAAAAGATGACTTTCATAGCACCGCTGCCCGACGATATGAAAAAGGTTCTGGTGAACCTGTCTGGGATGACGAGATGA
- the lspA gene encoding signal peptidase II codes for MLSIFGMSLALIIDQVTKYLVEKNMTYFQRIDLIGDIFGLRYVKNTGVAFGLFSSQEPLVLVSVAVSLVMAIVVLSMVFASKLSRFETFLIGVIVGGAVGNNLIDRLRLGHVVDFLEFRGFPAIFNAADSCIVFGAILLILSMYRRERRDSRNTRD; via the coding sequence TTGCTTTCAATATTTGGTATGTCTCTGGCACTGATAATCGATCAGGTAACAAAGTACTTAGTAGAGAAGAATATGACGTATTTTCAGAGAATAGATCTGATCGGTGATATTTTCGGTCTCAGGTATGTCAAGAACACTGGAGTCGCTTTCGGTCTGTTCAGTAGCCAGGAGCCGTTGGTTCTAGTTTCTGTCGCGGTCTCGCTGGTCATGGCGATAGTCGTGTTATCTATGGTCTTCGCTTCGAAACTATCCCGGTTCGAGACCTTTCTGATAGGCGTGATCGTTGGCGGGGCGGTCGGCAACAACCTGATAGACAGGTTGAGACTCGGACACGTCGTGGATTTTCTCGAATTCAGAGGCTTTCCGGCGATCTTCAATGCCGCCGATAGTTGTATAGTCTTTGGAGCGATCCTTCTGATCTTATCAATGTATCGAAGGGAAAGACGTGATTCACGAAATACTCGTGACTAA
- a CDS encoding YebC/PmpR family DNA-binding transcriptional regulator gives MSGHNKWANIKHRKGAQDAKRSKIFTKIIRELMVSAREGGSDPNTNTSLRTAIEKARAANMPKDTMEKAIKKGAGEMEGQSFSEALYEGYAPGGVALLIRCLTDNKNRTAQEIRHTLSKYGGTMAESGAVAWMFERKGVISVSKEQISDLEEFQLLAIEAGAEDIKDDIDPIEIVTSPDTASDVKTALEENGYTLSYELSYIPSNSLKVSGSEAGRLLKLLDILEDNDDVQEVYDNSDIDESEMEALAEEIG, from the coding sequence GGACGCCAAAAGATCCAAGATTTTCACCAAGATAATCAGAGAATTGATGGTTTCTGCCAGAGAAGGAGGCTCGGACCCCAATACTAACACGTCACTCAGAACGGCCATTGAAAAGGCCAGAGCGGCCAATATGCCTAAAGACACGATGGAAAAAGCCATCAAGAAGGGCGCCGGAGAAATGGAGGGGCAGTCTTTCTCGGAAGCATTATACGAAGGTTACGCTCCCGGCGGAGTGGCTCTTTTGATAAGGTGTCTGACTGACAACAAGAACAGGACGGCCCAAGAGATAAGACACACGCTATCCAAATACGGCGGCACAATGGCCGAGAGCGGTGCGGTTGCCTGGATGTTCGAAAGAAAAGGCGTCATCTCGGTTTCCAAAGAACAGATCTCGGATCTTGAAGAGTTCCAGCTTCTCGCAATAGAGGCCGGCGCCGAGGATATAAAAGACGATATCGACCCCATAGAGATCGTCACCTCTCCGGATACCGCGTCGGACGTCAAGACCGCCCTCGAAGAGAACGGCTACACTCTCTCTTACGAGCTGAGCTATATACCCAGCAACAGTCTCAAAGTATCGGGCTCGGAGGCCGGCCGGCTTTTGAAGCTTCTGGATATTCTCGAGGATAACGACGACGTTCAGGAAGTCTACGACAACTCCGATATAGACGAATCGGAAATGGAAGCGCTGGCAGAAGAGATTGGTTAA